The following proteins are co-located in the Patescibacteria group bacterium genome:
- a CDS encoding four helix bundle protein, with protein sequence MKKEKKVFRLKDITAYQIGTKLSLIVWEEVKKWNILAKKTMGDQWIRSIDSIAGNIAEGFGRYHKKDKNKFYYNARSSTYEAAHWTRLAYKRGLISENTNKKMINMLRILPKEINILIKLTRENLEE encoded by the coding sequence TTGAAAAAAGAAAAAAAGGTATTTAGACTAAAAGACATAACAGCCTACCAAATCGGGACAAAATTGTCGCTGATTGTTTGGGAAGAAGTCAAAAAGTGGAATATACTTGCTAAGAAAACAATGGGCGACCAATGGATAAGATCCATAGATTCAATAGCAGGAAATATAGCTGAAGGGTTTGGAAGATATCACAAAAAAGATAAAAACAAATTTTATTATAATGCCCGCTCTTCAACCTACGAAGCAGCGCATTGGACAAGATTAGCGTATAAAAGAGGGCTAATCTCGGAAAATACGAATAAGAAAATGATTAATATGCTTAGGATTCTTCCCAAAGAGATTAATATACTTATTAAATTAACGAGAGAAAATCTGGAAGAATGA